The genomic segment TAACTTCTTAAATCCTTACAATTCGCTCACTTTAATTTCAAAAGGAGCAAAAAATGACATATTTAGACAAAAACTCTTTTAAGAGTGCTATTAGCAAGGGATTTTGCGTAGTTATCCTTGGTGCGCCTTGGTGTAAAGACTGCATTGCTTTAAAGCCTATTTTAGAGCGAGTTATCCCTGCTTATGCTGATAGAATTAACTTTTTTGGCGTGAGCATTGACGAGGCTGGTGAGCTAAAAGACAGCCTTAATGTGCGAAAAATCCCTACTATTATCTTTTATAAAGACGGCGCTCAGGTGCTTACTCGCCTTGTAGAGCCAA from the Campylobacter magnus genome contains:
- a CDS encoding thioredoxin family protein, whose translation is MTYLDKNSFKSAISKGFCVVILGAPWCKDCIALKPILERVIPAYADRINFFGVSIDEAGELKDSLNVRKIPTIIFYKDGAQVLTRLVEPNSQDTLEKAFNELLKV